Proteins encoded in a region of the Massilia sp. UMI-21 genome:
- the phoR gene encoding phosphate regulon sensor histidine kinase PhoR, protein MSPKVLFWVPAILRLALVFAAAGLVWWMSSLPEALMFALAATVIALFVQLRYLHELGEWLNDPHSSRLPDGWGAWTDVFARIYRLRREDERHQAEMAEWLARFREAMQLLPEGVAIMDDVLFLEWCNEAAERHLGLTMARDKGLRVTNLVRHPEFIDYVILGRYEQPLTLSFRGRKLECRIIPFENRRQILVTHDATDTERIEAMRRDFIANASHELRTPLTVIVGFLEIALSDPGLDVATRTAHLQLMTEQAQRMQRLIGDMLTLSRLESDEFPLKRERVDIKAMVESVALEARALSNGRHQVEVELDGPDVMGSQEELRSAFANLASNAVRYSPDGGTIRLSWKRGDGDLRFSVTDCGIGIEPIHIARLTERFYRVDKSRSRETQGTGLGLAIVKHVLLRHGGRLMISSVPGQGSSFTAVLPNTSLPGQAQTNRVGK, encoded by the coding sequence ATGAGCCCGAAGGTGCTGTTCTGGGTGCCGGCGATCCTGCGGCTGGCGCTGGTGTTCGCCGCTGCCGGCCTGGTCTGGTGGATGTCGAGCCTGCCCGAGGCGCTGATGTTCGCGCTGGCGGCGACCGTGATCGCGCTGTTCGTCCAGTTGCGCTACCTGCACGAACTCGGCGAATGGCTGAACGACCCGCACTCGAGCCGCCTGCCGGACGGCTGGGGCGCCTGGACCGACGTATTCGCGCGGATCTACCGGCTGCGCCGCGAGGACGAGCGCCACCAGGCCGAGATGGCCGAGTGGCTCGCGCGTTTTCGCGAGGCGATGCAGCTGTTGCCGGAAGGCGTGGCGATCATGGACGACGTCCTGTTCCTCGAATGGTGCAACGAGGCGGCCGAGCGCCACCTGGGCCTGACCATGGCGCGCGACAAGGGCCTGCGCGTGACCAACCTGGTGCGCCACCCCGAGTTCATCGACTACGTGATCCTGGGCCGCTACGAGCAGCCGCTGACGCTGTCCTTCCGCGGCCGCAAGCTCGAATGCCGCATCATTCCGTTTGAAAACCGGCGCCAGATCCTGGTGACGCACGACGCCACCGATACCGAACGGATCGAAGCGATGCGGCGCGACTTCATCGCCAATGCCTCGCATGAACTGCGCACGCCGCTCACCGTGATCGTCGGCTTCCTCGAGATCGCGCTGTCCGACCCCGGCCTGGACGTGGCCACCCGCACCGCCCACCTGCAACTGATGACGGAGCAGGCGCAGCGCATGCAGCGCCTGATCGGCGACATGCTGACCCTGTCGCGCCTGGAGTCGGACGAGTTCCCGCTCAAGCGCGAGCGGGTCGACATCAAGGCGATGGTGGAATCGGTGGCGCTGGAAGCCAGGGCCTTGTCCAACGGCCGGCACCAGGTCGAGGTCGAGCTCGACGGACCGGATGTGATGGGCAGCCAGGAAGAACTGCGCAGCGCTTTCGCCAACCTGGCCTCGAACGCGGTGCGCTACTCGCCGGACGGCGGCACGATCCGCCTGTCCTGGAAGCGCGGCGACGGCGACCTGCGCTTCTCGGTGACGGACTGCGGCATCGGGATCGAGCCGATCCACATCGCGCGCCTGACCGAGCGCTTCTACCGGGTCGACAAGAGCCGTTCGCGCGAGACCCAGGGGACCGGCCTGGGGCTGGCGATCGTCAAGCACGTGCTGCTGCGTCATGGCGGGCGGCTGATGATCTCGTCGGTGCCGGGGCAGGGGAGCAGCTTTACGGCGGTGTTGCCGAATACGTCCTTGCCGGGCCAGGCCCAGACAAATAGGGTCGGGAAATAA
- a CDS encoding patatin-like phospholipase family protein, which produces MFSRRRSLIACAALLLSACGSTPTQPPATPVAQQVAPPAPPRKVKVGLALGGGAARGFSHIGVIKALEAQGIVPEIVVGTSAGSVVGALYASGMNGFTLQKTALAMDEATISDWALPLFGTSTGVLKGEALQNYVNKAVGGVPMERLARRFGAVATNLRTGQPILFSRGNTGMAVRASSSVPSVFQPVKIGDNTYVDGGLVAPVPVKFTKDLGAEFIIAVNISSATEGAATASSLDVLMQTFSIMGQRLNHFELKEADIVITPKLGNMGSADFNSRNLAILAGEQAAAAVMPQIKAKLKARQQAQ; this is translated from the coding sequence ATGTTCTCTCGTCGTCGCTCCCTGATCGCCTGCGCCGCGTTGCTCCTGTCCGCCTGCGGCAGCACCCCGACCCAGCCTCCCGCAACCCCCGTCGCCCAGCAGGTCGCCCCGCCCGCGCCGCCGCGCAAAGTCAAGGTCGGCCTGGCCCTCGGTGGCGGCGCCGCCCGTGGCTTTTCCCACATCGGCGTCATCAAGGCGCTGGAAGCCCAGGGCATCGTCCCCGAGATCGTGGTCGGCACCAGCGCCGGCTCGGTGGTCGGGGCGCTGTATGCGTCCGGCATGAACGGGTTTACCCTGCAGAAGACCGCGCTGGCCATGGACGAGGCCACGATTTCCGACTGGGCCTTGCCGCTGTTCGGCACCTCGACCGGCGTGCTGAAAGGCGAGGCGCTGCAGAATTACGTGAACAAGGCCGTCGGCGGCGTGCCGATGGAGCGCCTGGCCCGCCGCTTCGGCGCCGTCGCCACCAACCTCAGGACCGGACAGCCGATTCTCTTTAGCAGGGGCAATACGGGCATGGCCGTGCGCGCCTCATCAAGCGTGCCGAGTGTGTTCCAGCCGGTGAAGATCGGCGACAATACCTATGTCGACGGCGGCCTGGTGGCGCCGGTGCCGGTCAAGTTCACCAAGGACCTGGGCGCCGAGTTCATCATCGCCGTCAACATTTCCAGCGCCACCGAGGGCGCGGCCACGGCCAGTTCACTCGACGTCCTGATGCAGACCTTCAGCATCATGGGCCAGCGCCTGAACCACTTCGAACTGAAGGAAGCCGACATCGTCATCACCCCGAAGCTCGGGAACATGGGCAGCGCCGACTTCAACAGCCGCAACCTGGCGATCCTGGCCGGCGAGCAGGCGGCCGCAGCCGTCATGCCGCAGATCAAGGCCAAGCTCAAGGCCAGGCAGCAAGCACAATAA
- a CDS encoding heme-binding protein has protein sequence MQTKPYLALADVKKIAAASEAEALRNNWAVSVAIVDDGGHLLHFQRLDGAAPASSYIAPAKARTAALGRRESKLYEDVINNGRVSFLSAPELEGMLEGGVPVIVDGHVIGAVGVSGVKSNEDAQVARAGIAALSAA, from the coding sequence ATGCAAACCAAACCGTATCTCGCGTTGGCGGACGTCAAGAAGATCGCAGCGGCGTCCGAAGCCGAAGCCTTGAGGAACAACTGGGCCGTGTCGGTCGCCATCGTCGACGACGGCGGCCACCTGCTGCACTTCCAGCGCCTCGACGGCGCCGCGCCGGCTTCGTCGTACATCGCGCCCGCCAAGGCCAGGACGGCCGCGCTCGGCCGCCGCGAGTCGAAGCTCTATGAAGACGTGATCAACAACGGCCGCGTGTCCTTCCTGTCGGCGCCGGAACTCGAAGGCATGCTGGAAGGCGGGGTGCCGGTGATCGTCGATGGCCACGTGATCGGCGCGGTCGGGGTCTCGGGCGTCAAGTCGAACGAGGATGCGCAGGTTGCCAGGGCCGGCATCGCCGCCCTGAGCGCCGCATGA
- the carA gene encoding glutamine-hydrolyzing carbamoyl-phosphate synthase small subunit has translation MPPFFSGPAVPAILALADGTIFKGVSIGATGHTTGEVVFNTAITGYQEILTDPSYSRQIVTLTYPHIGNYGVNPADVEASKVHAAGLIIRDLPLLASNFRSTQSLSDYLKQENVVAIAGIDTRKLTRILREKGAQSGAIVTGIQGKEPSEAQALELARSFPGLAGMDLAKVVSVKEPYEFVETEWKLGEGFGKQDNPKYHVVAFDYGVKRNILRMLAERGCKVTVLPAQATAADALALNPDGIFLANGPGDPEPCDYAIKASAELIEKGIPTFGICLGHQIMALASGARTMKMKFGHHGANHPVQDLDSKKVLITSQNHGFAVDPQTLPANCRVTHVSLFDGSLQGFERTDKPAFCFQGHPEASPGPTDVAYLFDRFIGLMQKSGEKDNAEGKVNA, from the coding sequence TTGCCGCCATTTTTTTCTGGCCCAGCCGTCCCGGCCATCCTGGCCCTCGCTGACGGAACGATTTTCAAAGGAGTTTCCATTGGTGCCACCGGTCACACGACCGGCGAAGTGGTGTTCAACACCGCGATTACGGGCTACCAGGAAATTCTCACCGACCCCAGCTATTCACGTCAGATCGTTACCCTGACGTACCCGCACATCGGCAACTACGGCGTCAACCCGGCCGACGTCGAGGCCTCGAAGGTCCACGCCGCCGGCCTGATCATCCGTGACCTGCCGCTGCTGGCATCGAATTTCCGTTCCACCCAGTCGCTGTCGGACTACCTGAAGCAGGAAAACGTGGTCGCCATCGCCGGCATCGACACCCGCAAGCTGACCCGTATCCTGCGCGAGAAGGGCGCCCAGAGCGGCGCCATCGTCACCGGCATCCAGGGCAAGGAGCCGTCGGAAGCGCAGGCGCTGGAACTGGCGCGCTCCTTCCCGGGCCTGGCCGGCATGGACCTGGCCAAGGTCGTCTCGGTGAAAGAGCCCTACGAATTCGTGGAAACCGAGTGGAAGCTGGGCGAAGGTTTCGGCAAGCAGGACAATCCCAAGTACCACGTGGTCGCCTTCGACTATGGCGTCAAGCGCAACATCCTGCGCATGCTGGCCGAGCGCGGCTGCAAGGTGACCGTGCTGCCGGCGCAGGCGACTGCCGCCGATGCCCTGGCGCTCAATCCTGACGGCATTTTCCTGGCCAACGGCCCGGGCGATCCGGAACCCTGCGACTACGCGATCAAGGCAAGCGCGGAGCTGATCGAGAAGGGCATCCCGACCTTCGGCATCTGCCTCGGCCACCAGATCATGGCGCTGGCATCCGGCGCCAGGACCATGAAGATGAAGTTCGGCCACCACGGCGCCAACCACCCGGTGCAGGACCTCGATTCGAAGAAGGTCCTGATCACCTCGCAGAACCACGGCTTCGCGGTCGACCCGCAGACCCTGCCGGCCAACTGCCGCGTCACCCACGTGTCGCTGTTCGACGGTTCGCTGCAGGGTTTCGAGCGCACGGACAAACCGGCGTTCTGCTTCCAGGGCCACCCGGAAGCCTCGCCCGGCCCGACCGACGTCGCCTACCTGTTCGACCGCTTCATCGGCCTGATGCAAAAGAGCGGAGAAAAAGACAATGCAGAAGGAAAAGTAAATGCCTAA
- the carB gene encoding carbamoyl-phosphate synthase large subunit — MPKRSDIKSILIIGAGPIVIGQAVEFDYSGAQACKALREEGYKVILVNSNPATIMTDPETADVTYIEPITWKVVERIIDKERPDAILPTMGGQTALNCALDLHHNGVLEKYNVELIGATPEAIDKAEDRAKFKDAMTKIGLGSARSGVAHSMEESWAVQRELGFPTIIRPSFTMGGSGGGIAYNEEEFEQICKRGLEASPTSELLIEESLLGWKEYEMEVVRDKKDNCIIICSIENLDPMGVHTGDSITVAPAQTLTDKEYQIMRNASINVLREIGVDTGGSNVQFAINPKDGRMIVIEMNPRVSRSSALASKATGFPIAKVAAKLAVGFTLDELRNEITGGATPASFEPSIDYVVTKIPRFTFEKFPTADKHLTTQMKSVGEVMAMGRTFQESFQKALRGLEVGVDGLNEKTRDREKIEEELGEPGPERIWYVGDAFAQGFTLEEVHNLTKIDPWFLVQIKEIVDIELWLDHQKLDSLDKPLLYKLKQKGFSDRRLAFLMQTTPEAVRARRHALGIRPVYKRVDTCAAEFATDTAYMYSTYDEECESNPTDKKKIMVLGGGPNRIGQGIEFDYCCVHAALAMREDGYETIMVNCNPETVSTDYDTSDRLYFESLTLEDVLEIVELEKPIGVIVQYGGQTPLKLALDLEANGVPIIGTSPDMIDAAEDRERFQQLLQKLGLRQPPNRTARTEADALALADEIGYPLVVRPSYVLGGRAMEIVHEQRDLERYMREAVKVSHDSPVLLDRFLNDAIEVDVDCISDGEATFIGGVMEHIEQAGVHSGDSACSLPPYSLSQETIAELKHQTSLMAKALNVVGLMNVQFAIQQTEEDGKTVDTVFVLEVNPRASRTVPFVSKATGLQLAKIAARCMVGQTLASQGVTHEVTPPFYSVKEVVFPFVKFPGVDTILGPEMKSTGEVMGVGMTFGEAFVKSQLAAGIILPTKGAVFLSVKGADKPRTVGVARELVALGFDLVATKGTAAVIEAAGIPVRSVNKVLEGRPHVVDMIKNREIVMVVNTVEEKRSAIKDSATIRTSALQSRVVTYTTIAGAEAAIEGMRHLEDLRVYDLQGLHKTLN, encoded by the coding sequence ATGCCTAAGCGTAGTGATATCAAAAGCATCCTGATCATCGGCGCGGGTCCGATCGTCATCGGCCAGGCGGTCGAATTCGATTACTCGGGCGCCCAGGCCTGCAAGGCCCTGCGCGAGGAAGGCTACAAGGTCATCCTGGTCAACTCGAACCCGGCGACCATCATGACCGACCCGGAAACGGCGGACGTCACCTACATCGAGCCGATCACCTGGAAGGTCGTCGAGCGCATCATCGACAAGGAGCGCCCGGACGCGATCCTGCCGACCATGGGCGGCCAGACCGCGCTGAACTGCGCGCTCGACCTGCACCACAACGGCGTGCTGGAAAAATACAATGTCGAGCTGATCGGCGCGACCCCGGAAGCGATCGACAAGGCCGAGGACCGCGCCAAGTTCAAGGACGCGATGACCAAGATCGGCCTCGGTTCGGCGCGCTCGGGCGTGGCGCACTCGATGGAAGAGTCGTGGGCGGTGCAGCGCGAGCTGGGCTTCCCGACCATCATCCGTCCGTCCTTCACGATGGGCGGCAGCGGCGGCGGCATCGCCTACAACGAGGAAGAATTCGAGCAGATCTGCAAGCGCGGCCTGGAAGCCTCGCCGACCAGCGAGCTCCTGATCGAAGAGTCCCTGCTCGGCTGGAAAGAGTACGAGATGGAGGTGGTCCGCGACAAGAAGGACAACTGCATCATCATCTGCTCGATCGAGAACCTGGATCCGATGGGCGTGCACACCGGCGACTCGATCACCGTCGCGCCGGCGCAAACGCTGACCGACAAGGAATACCAGATCATGCGCAACGCGTCGATCAACGTGCTGCGCGAGATCGGCGTCGACACCGGCGGCTCGAACGTGCAGTTCGCGATCAACCCGAAGGACGGCCGCATGATCGTCATCGAGATGAACCCGCGCGTGTCGCGTTCGTCGGCGCTGGCCTCGAAGGCCACCGGCTTCCCGATCGCGAAAGTGGCGGCCAAGCTGGCGGTCGGTTTCACGCTCGACGAGCTGCGCAACGAGATCACCGGCGGCGCCACGCCGGCGTCCTTCGAGCCCTCGATCGACTACGTGGTCACCAAGATCCCGCGCTTCACCTTCGAGAAATTCCCGACCGCGGACAAGCACCTGACCACCCAGATGAAATCGGTGGGCGAGGTGATGGCCATGGGCCGCACCTTCCAGGAATCCTTCCAGAAGGCCCTGCGCGGCCTGGAAGTGGGCGTCGACGGCCTGAACGAGAAGACCCGCGACCGCGAGAAGATCGAAGAGGAACTCGGCGAGCCGGGTCCGGAGCGCATCTGGTACGTGGGTGATGCGTTTGCCCAGGGCTTTACCCTGGAAGAGGTGCACAACCTGACCAAGATCGATCCGTGGTTCCTGGTGCAGATCAAGGAAATCGTCGACATCGAGCTGTGGCTGGATCACCAGAAGCTCGACAGCCTGGACAAGCCGCTGCTGTACAAGCTCAAGCAGAAGGGCTTCTCGGACCGCCGCCTGGCCTTCCTGATGCAGACCACGCCGGAAGCCGTACGCGCGCGCCGCCACGCGCTGGGCATCCGTCCGGTCTACAAGCGGGTCGACACCTGCGCCGCCGAGTTCGCGACCGACACGGCCTACATGTACTCGACCTACGACGAGGAGTGCGAGTCCAATCCGACCGACAAGAAGAAGATCATGGTGCTCGGCGGTGGCCCGAACCGCATCGGCCAGGGCATCGAGTTCGACTACTGCTGCGTGCACGCGGCCCTCGCCATGCGCGAAGACGGCTACGAGACCATCATGGTCAACTGCAATCCGGAGACGGTCTCGACCGACTACGACACCTCGGACCGCCTGTACTTCGAGTCGCTGACCCTGGAAGACGTGCTGGAGATCGTCGAGCTGGAGAAGCCGATTGGGGTGATCGTGCAGTACGGCGGCCAGACGCCACTGAAACTCGCGCTGGATCTGGAAGCCAACGGCGTGCCGATCATCGGCACCTCGCCGGACATGATCGACGCCGCCGAAGACCGCGAGCGCTTCCAGCAGCTGCTGCAGAAGCTCGGCCTGCGCCAGCCGCCGAACCGTACCGCCCGTACCGAGGCCGACGCGCTCGCGCTGGCCGACGAAATCGGCTACCCGTTGGTGGTGCGCCCGTCCTACGTGCTGGGCGGCCGCGCGATGGAAATCGTCCACGAGCAGCGCGACCTCGAACGCTACATGCGCGAAGCGGTCAAGGTCTCGCACGATTCGCCGGTGCTGCTGGACCGCTTCCTGAACGACGCCATCGAAGTCGACGTCGACTGCATCTCGGACGGCGAAGCCACCTTCATCGGCGGCGTCATGGAACACATCGAACAGGCCGGCGTGCACTCGGGCGACTCGGCCTGCTCGCTGCCGCCGTACTCGCTGTCGCAAGAGACCATCGCTGAACTCAAGCACCAGACCTCGCTGATGGCCAAGGCCCTGAACGTGGTCGGCCTGATGAACGTGCAGTTCGCCATCCAGCAAACGGAAGAGGACGGCAAGACGGTCGACACCGTGTTCGTGCTGGAAGTGAATCCGCGCGCCTCGCGTACCGTGCCCTTCGTCTCCAAGGCGACCGGCCTGCAGCTGGCGAAAATCGCCGCACGCTGCATGGTCGGCCAGACCCTCGCCAGCCAGGGCGTCACGCACGAGGTGACGCCGCCGTTCTACAGCGTCAAGGAAGTCGTGTTCCCGTTCGTGAAGTTCCCGGGCGTCGACACCATCCTGGGACCGGAAATGAAGTCGACCGGCGAGGTGATGGGTGTCGGCATGACCTTCGGCGAAGCCTTCGTGAAGTCGCAGCTGGCGGCCGGCATCATCCTGCCGACCAAGGGTGCCGTGTTCCTGTCGGTGAAGGGCGCGGACAAGCCGCGTACCGTCGGCGTGGCGCGCGAACTGGTGGCGCTGGGCTTCGACCTGGTGGCGACCAAGGGCACCGCCGCGGTCATCGAGGCGGCCGGCATCCCGGTGCGTTCGGTGAACAAGGTGCTGGAGGGACGTCCGCACGTGGTCGACATGATCAAGAACCGCGAGATCGTCATGGTGGTCAACACCGTGGAAGAGAAGCGTTCGGCGATCAAGGACTCGGCCACCATCCGTACCTCGGCCCTGCAGTCGCGCGTGGTCACCTACACGACCATCGCCGGCGCGGAAGCCGCGATCGAGGGCATGCGCCACCTGGAAGACCTGCGCGTCTACGATTTACAAGGTCTCCATAAAACCTTAAACTAA